CCAGGGTAAGTACCTGGTCGCATTGCAGGGCTGGATCCAGTCCTGCAGTGCGAGGCTGCGCGCGCAGGTCGCTCGACAAACGACGAAGTACGCCGAGCGCCGGCAGAACCGCGAGCGCAACCGGCCGGCCATCGCGGCACCGGCCCGCGGGAAGGCGGTTGCCGGAGAACCCGCACCTGCACCCGCACCGACATCGCCATCGCCGGCAGTGTTATCGACGCCAGCGTCACCGCCCGCTCCGGAAAAGGCCTCGCGGGCGGAGCGGCGTCGGCGCCCGGAGCCGACACCGGCGTCGGCGCCGGGTGGCCGCCCACCGGTTTCCCTGCTGGATGCACCCCAGGCGGAGCAACCCGGGTACAGCGAGGACGTGCTGGAGACGATGTCACGGCTGGTCGAGACCAAGCTGAGCGACTTCGGGGTGCAGGTCGAGGTGGTGGCGGTGCAGCCCGGCCCCGTGATCACTCGCTTCGAGCTCAGGCCCGCCGCGGGGGTCAAGGTGAGCCAGATCAGCAACCTCTCCAAGGATCTTGCCCGCGCGCTCTCGGTAACCGCGGTGCGGGTTGTTGAGGTCATTCCCGGGAAATCGGTGGTCGGACTGGAAATCCCCAACGAGCATCGCCAGGTGATTGCCCTGTCGGAGATTATCCGCGCCGACGCCTTTGACAAGGCGGATTCACCGCTGACCCTCGCCATCGGCAAGGATATTGGCGGTTTTACCCAGGTTGTCGACCTCGCGAAGATGCCTCATCTGCTTGTTGCCGGCACGACCGGCTCCGGCAAGTCGGTGGGCATTAACGCCATGATCATCAGCATGCTCTACAAGAACGATCCCGAGCAGGTCCGCATGATCATGATCGACCCCAAGATGCTGGAGCTTTCCGTTTACGACGGCATTCCGCATCTGCTCGCGCCAGTCGTCACCGATATGAAGGAAGCGGCCAACGCATTGCGCTGGTGTGTGGGCGAGATGGAACGTCGCTATCGGCTGATGTCGACGCTCGGAGTGCGCAATATCGACGGTGCGAACGCGAAGATTCGCGAAGCGCGGGGGCGGGGCGAGCCGATCACGGATCCCCTCTGGGACAAGGGCGATGGTCGAATCGAGCCGGGAATCGATGGCGAATCGCCCCAGGCCCCACTGCTCGAGCCGATGCCCTACACCGTCGTGGTGGTCGATGAGTTCGCCGACATGATGATGATGGTCGGCAAAAAGGTCGAAGAGCTTATCGCCCGGCTTGCGCAGAAGGCCCGCGCCGCCGGTATCCATCTTATCCTCGCCACCCAGCGCCCGTCGGTGGATGTGATTACCGGACTGATCAAGGCCAATATCCCGACCCGCATGGCGTTCCAGGTATCCTCCCGCGTCGATTCACGCACCATCCTTGATCAGATGGGGGCCGAATCGCTGCTCGGGCACGGTGACATGCTCTACCTCGGCCCCAGCAGTCGGGGTCTGCCGGAGCGGGTGCACGGCGCATTCGTCTCGGATGCCGAGGTGCACCGGATCGCCGAGCATCTCAAGCAGACCGGCTCGCCGGAATATGTCGACGGTATTCTCGATGAATCCGGCGCGGAAGGGGCCGGCGCCGGCGCCCTCCCCGGCGAAGCGAACGCCACGGGCGGCGAGTCCGATCCGCTCTACGACCAGGCGGTACGTATTGTGACTGAAACCCGCAAAGCCTCGATCTCGGGTGTTCAGCGGCGCCTGAAAGTCGGCTACAACCGTGCGGCGCGCCTGGTTGAGGAGATGGAGGCGGCTGGCATTGTCGGACCGCTGCAAGCCAATGGTTCGCGCGAGGTGATCGCGCCACCACCACCGGGGGATTGATGATCAAGCTGACAGGCAGTCTATGTGGGCGAATGTTCGTCCTGTTAGTCGGCGTACTCGTGATGTTCGGGGATGTCTCGGCGACGACGAAAACGGATTCATCGGCGTCGCAACCCGAGGC
The Spiribacter vilamensis DNA segment above includes these coding regions:
- a CDS encoding DNA translocase FtsK — protein: MAGKTTARQLVAPRTQHISRVIREAALLLLLAVAGFLMLSLLTYTPADPGWSQSGPVRGVGNAGGVVGAYWADLSLYLFGYLAYLLPALIVLLATLVYRWQRHGGSVHWAVMGVRVIGFLLTLFAGAAVARLHIPPVPGIVPLSSGGVLGNLVGDWGQEAFSFTGATLLALAVLLAGVTLFTGLSWILLMDRLGQIVLAQGKYLVALQGWIQSCSARLRAQVARQTTKYAERRQNRERNRPAIAAPARGKAVAGEPAPAPAPTSPSPAVLSTPASPPAPEKASRAERRRRPEPTPASAPGGRPPVSLLDAPQAEQPGYSEDVLETMSRLVETKLSDFGVQVEVVAVQPGPVITRFELRPAAGVKVSQISNLSKDLARALSVTAVRVVEVIPGKSVVGLEIPNEHRQVIALSEIIRADAFDKADSPLTLAIGKDIGGFTQVVDLAKMPHLLVAGTTGSGKSVGINAMIISMLYKNDPEQVRMIMIDPKMLELSVYDGIPHLLAPVVTDMKEAANALRWCVGEMERRYRLMSTLGVRNIDGANAKIREARGRGEPITDPLWDKGDGRIEPGIDGESPQAPLLEPMPYTVVVVDEFADMMMMVGKKVEELIARLAQKARAAGIHLILATQRPSVDVITGLIKANIPTRMAFQVSSRVDSRTILDQMGAESLLGHGDMLYLGPSSRGLPERVHGAFVSDAEVHRIAEHLKQTGSPEYVDGILDESGAEGAGAGALPGEANATGGESDPLYDQAVRIVTETRKASISGVQRRLKVGYNRAARLVEEMEAAGIVGPLQANGSREVIAPPPPGD